ATCTGTTTCCCTCTCCAAGGACAGTGGACACCTTAGCTGTGATGGAAGGAAAGACACCGATGGTGACGGTGAAGACGAAGCAGACAGACACAGCCATGACCCAGAGCTAggcagataaaagaaaaaggctggtaccaaacacaaacaagagACCAGTGCAGGCTGGTCTCCTCCCCCTGTGCTCTCCTACACCCATGCCCATCCCCTGAGAGAAGGGGCAAGGCAGGGGTTGCTGGCAACTCACAGACCTTCTTAAAAATAGTTACGACTGAAGGCGTCTCGTCAGGGTTGTGTATAGGGATGATCTTTGAGTTATTCTGCTCCATTCCGTTGGGCTCATCTGCAGGGAGAGACACAAGTAGGGTATAGCAGACCCCAGAAAGCTGGGATCTAATTTACCCCTTCTGtcttgttctctttttcctttatcttcctCCTCTCAGCCCCTCACCTTTCTTAATCAGGTCTCTCTTGGTCTCCAGCTCTGCATTGTACACATGGTACTCTGTCTTGTCCTTGACGGAGTAGTATCGGAAGAAATCCTGCAGAGACAGCCACGGAGAACTCATCCATACATGAGGAAAGAAGGCTGCCAGGGGCTGTGTGGTAATGGCTGGTATGGGCAATATGGGCAAAGTATTCCTTCCACTTGTGTCCAATACTGATAGTTTCCTGCTCACCCAGGGGCCCATTTCCACAGTACCCAAGGATACTGGGGTACAGACGACACAAAGTTAGGAGGGAATGTTGACCTGtctgagggtagggaggctctacagggagacttggacagactagatcgATGGGCCAAGGTCAGTGGTGTGAAGTTCATAAAGGTCAAGTGCCGGGTCTTGCACTTGgaccacaacaaccccatgcaatgctgcaggcttggggaagagtggctggaaagctgcccagcaaaAAAGGACCTTggggttctgattgataggctgctgaacatgagccagcagtgtgcccaggtggccaagaaagccaatggcatcctggcctgtatagaaatagtgtggcaagcaggaccagggaggtgatcatcccctctgtactcagcattggtgaggccacatctcaagtactgtgtccagttttgggcacctcaatacgAGAAAGACATTGAGATGCTGAAGAGTGACCAAGCTagtgaagggccttgagaacaagtcttacaaggagcagctgacggaactggggctatttagtctgaagaaaaggaggctgaggggagacctcatcaccctctacagctacctgaaaggaggttgtatagaggtaggtgctggtcccttctcacaagtaactggtgatagaacaagaggaaatggcctcaagctgcacaaggggaggtttagactagacattaggaaaaacttcttcactgaaagggttgtcagacactggaatgggctgcccagggaggcggttgagtcaccatccctggttGTGTTTAgaagttgtctagatgtggtgcttgggaatatggcttagtgctaGACTTGGTAGAGTGGGGTTAATGGTTGCACTTGGtcatcttgaaggtcttttccaacctaagtgatcctgtgattctgtgatctaagGTGGGAAGTATCCCAGAAAGCTCCCTTGGAACAGGGGAGGGCTTGCCCTGACCCAGGAGGCGGAGGCTGGTAGAAGTCAAGGCTGGGATGCTAGAGGGCCACCATCTTTGTGCTGCGATGTGCAAGGGTCCCACGTCCCCACACCCTTCCCCACCAGGACAACATCTCACCAGGCGAGGCAGGAGGATGTAGGAGAAGATTGCCAGCACGATCGCTATACAGGCCGTGGTGAAGTAACCGATGAAGCTTTCAGGTTGCTGGGCACCAACTGGGAGCACAGGAAGGGAGGATACagggggggaaaaggaagaagctgaCAGGTACTAAGAAGAGTAAGGCCCTGCTGCCATCTCCCACCCAACCCTGCAGTGTGACCCCAACAGATGCTGTTGACAGCAGTGCTCTGGGAAGGCCCTGTCACCCACAGGGCAGGAATTACTCACTGGCAATACTGAAGATCATCGCCAAAGCGGCGAAGGTGCCGGCCAAGCCCTGCCCACTCATGATGGGAGCTGTGTagctggcaggcaggagccctGCCAGGCCAAAGAGGCTGCTCTGGAGCATAGCACCAAAAGCTGTGAAGGGGAAAGATTAATCAAAATGAGAAACCAAAGGCAAGCTTGGACTGCACCTCAGTGGGGAGCCAAGGCCTCTGCCCTGCAAGTCAAAGCaggtcctcctcctccttggcTCTCCTGCAGTGAGGTTCATGTTCTTTTCCCAGTGACCAGCCCTAGCCATGAAGCTGtgcccttttccttccccccactGCCTCACGCACAGTTGATGAAGACGATGCTGATCATGGTAAAGATGAAGAAGGGAAGAGGCTCCATGGAGACCTTCACCATGATTGCTGTGACTAAAAACACCAGCCCAATGGCCACCAGGCTGCCCAAGATGCGGATCTGCTGGGGAATCCTGCAAGAAAGCATCTCAGTGAGGAAAACCCACCCCTCAGAAGCTTATGAAGCTGGGGACAAGCTCACCCATGGGCATCCCAGCCAAGCCCCAGCACAGGAGACCAGTGTTTTGCCTTTTGACTTAACAGGCTGCACcttggctcagtgctggggcaaGAGGATAGgccagagctgggcagccctATAGGGACCAGCAGGGGCAAGGATGAAGCAAGGCTCACCGCTGGTGGATGAAGGAGTTGAGGCAGGTGAAGACAAGGAGGGGCACCATGGCGCAGAGAGTCATGAAGTTGTCAAACATGGACTCTAGGTAGGAAGGGGACCCACTGGTCTCATTCCAGGAGTGGCTCCTCTCCTCTGTGTCCGCGAGGCGACCGATGAAATACTGTTAGGGAAGGAGCCTGGTGGGGCTGAGGTGCTCTGAGGCCTCCCCGCCAGCAAACTCAGGCCACCCATGTCCCTTCAGCCCCATGTCCAGCTCAGGGT
The Apus apus isolate bApuApu2 chromosome 3, bApuApu2.pri.cur, whole genome shotgun sequence genome window above contains:
- the SLC29A1 gene encoding equilibrative nucleoside transporter 1, whose protein sequence is MTARDGPQDRYKAVWLIFFILGLGTLLPWNFFMTAREYFIGRLADTEERSHSWNETSGSPSYLESMFDNFMTLCAMVPLLVFTCLNSFIHQRIPQQIRILGSLVAIGLVFLVTAIMVKVSMEPLPFFIFTMISIVFINSFGAMLQSSLFGLAGLLPASYTAPIMSGQGLAGTFAALAMIFSIAIGAQQPESFIGYFTTACIAIVLAIFSYILLPRLDFFRYYSVKDKTEYHVYNAELETKRDLIKKDEPNGMEQNNSKIIPIHNPDETPSVVTIFKKLWVMAVSVCFVFTVTIGVFPSITAKVSTVLGEGNRWGLYFIPVSCFLLFNVFDWTGRSLTALFTWPGKDSWLLPVMVALRVIFIPLFMLCNVKPRHYLPVVFSHDAWYIIFMIFFSISNGYLASLCMCFGPKKVLAHEAETAGAIMAFFLSLGLALGAAVSFLFRILI